ACGCTTAGACAGAATTTGTTTCACTTCCTCACCATGAACAAATTTGATTTCACCTGAATCAACGTTAGCGACTTGAAAAAGTATAGGAGTATCTGGATCTCTTGCACCTCCAACAAATAAGAGATCTATCGTAATCTCATCTTATCCAACAAGAACAGTATCTCCAGGTTTAACATTAAGAAATTCAGGCTCATTGATCTTTTTCTTTTTTACCGTCTCTGATTAATGGGTTTTTTGGAAAAAAGAACGTTACTAATCGACCAAAGAAAAAGCTACCTAATAAAACGAAGCCACCTCCACCAAAATAGATTAGTAGATTCGCTTGTGTAGAGGATGCAAGGATTGGAATCATTCTTTTTATAATTTACTTGCGATTAAGACAAACATTAGTATCCCTGATACAAGAACAATATCAATAGGCAAGTGATAGTTAATATCCATGCTTATTTAAGAAAAGGAAGAAATTTGCTGAAGGTTGCAGGAAATGATCCAATGATCAGAGCCAACAAACCAAGAACAACAGCCACAATCGCAGCGTCTACTAAAAGATCTTTCCAGTTGTATTTCATAAAACAATCATATTACTTTTACTGTTGAGTTTTTATAGGCTTAAAGACCAGTTGCACCAACTGAGCAAAATCTTGCATCACCCTCGACTCTGCGCCCTATATCGATTTTTTAAAGCAAGAACCTATGATGATCTCCCATGCCGTCAAGAGGGTAGTCGTTTTCATACTGTTCAACAATTTTAGTTGAAACATTAAATTTACTTATTAAGTTAGAGATTCTTTTGTTAATTAAACGAGAAATGAAAGCCATAAAACTTTTCAAGTTGTGCTCGTTATAACGACAGGCCAAACACTTTCAAGTGGTTGATACGGAAAAGAAGTTTTATTTAGGTACAACAAAAATATAATCAAGATATCCCAACCACTGTTATGCAATGGCCTATTTGTTAGGCGATGTTAAATATGTGGACGAGTTTAACGCCATTGCGTAATTTACTTTTTCTCTCACTAGCAGTATTACTGACAGGTTGGACCAATACTGGAGATGGAGGGGATTTCTCATCAGGTTGGAATCCATCTTTCCCTAGTCAGCCAGAAACTTTTACTATTGATGGAGTTCTGGCCAATATGCTGAATTCTATTACTAGACAAGTGAACACCCCCAAT
This is a stretch of genomic DNA from Prochlorococcus marinus str. MIT 0912. It encodes these proteins:
- a CDS encoding DUF3104 domain-containing protein; the encoded protein is MTIDLLFVGGARDPDTPILFQVANVDSGEIKFVHGEEVKQILSKRE